The DNA region TTTCTAATTCATGGGCATATAAAAAATATGGTATTAATAAAATTATTACTATTTTTACTATTTTTTTCATTTTTCTCCTTTTTTATTTTGTATCCAAAAATATTTAGCTTGTTGTCTATTTTTAGGAAGTTTGAAACTAATATATATTAAAAACAGAGCAAATATAAATAGAACAATATCTACATTTAAAACTGTTGTAAAAGTTGAAAGTTCATTTATAGAAAAATTAGAATTTAATATATGAAAAATTGCAGACAATAAAAATAGAACTCCTCCTGTAAAGAAAAACTCTTTAGAAGCTTTATATGAATTTAATCTATAAAATGACCAAAAAAGTGTAAAAAGCCATACGTTATAGAAAATTCCTTTTTGCCATAAGACTCTATTTTCTAAATCAAAAGGAAGTATCCATTGAAAAAGAAATAGTGTAGCAGTAGCAGGAATAATTCCAATCATACTAGCTTGAGAAAATTTTCCTAAAAAGTGATAAAAAGTTATTTTACCTTCAAATTTTTTGGCTTTTTTTTCTAAATATAGAAGTATTCCAAAACCAATAGCAACTGCACATAAACACATAAATATTGCGATTAATATTCTTGAAAAAATATCAATACCAAATAAAAAATGAAGAAAAAATAGACTTTCAGCCACAAAAACTGGCCATACTTTATCCATCGTTTTTTGATTTTTTATTAGTTTTTTATTTGTTGCATCAAGAGTTATTGTAGGACGATTAAATATTCCTCCATTTAAAAAAGGTTTATAAGGATTATAACCTGTTATTTCTACTCTTGCATTTTTATCATTCCAATTTACTAATTTTATTTGTTTGAATGTAAGTTGGGGATTTATCTTTTTTGCTTCTTTAAGTAAATCTTTTATTGGAAGCATTGATGCTTTTATATTTTGTTTTTTTATATGTTTATTTTGAGCAAATAATACTTTTCCAACTACTTCATCAATAGAGTTTGCTTTAGAATGAGTAAGGATTTTTGACATAGGTTTTGAACTAATTAGACCAATATTCATTACAGCTCCACTTGCAGTTATTAAAAAAAGAGGAACAAAAAGCCAAGTAAATATTTTTACATGAATTTTAGAAAATATAGCTTGCGCATTTTTACCTTTATTTTTAAATTTGAAAAGTGAAATTAGAATTATTCCTGTGATTAATAAAACCATAGTTCCAACTGCAACAAACCCAAATATTATTAAACCTATGACTTTTAAAGGAGCTCCATAATGCAACTCATTTAAAAAGTGTGCTAAATTTGATTGTTCTTTTGTCTCATTTTCTAATTTTTTATTTGTTATTGGATTAAAAGCAATCTCTTTTGAAAATCTATGAGATATTACAACTGCTGGGTCATTCATTCTTCCTGGTAAATTTACTATTATATTATCTTTAGGAAAGCTCTCATCTTTTAATACTTCATCAATCATACTGTTGTAATTGATATTAAAAATATCATTTGTTTGAATA from Malaciobacter molluscorum LMG 25693 includes:
- a CDS encoding PepSY-associated TM helix domain-containing protein codes for the protein MTQEKSKLFKQRLFRIHIAAGAIFSIFMYIAIFFGVFAILLPYIQTWEKPSRHIQTNDIFNINYNSMIDEVLKDESFPKDNIIVNLPGRMNDPAVVISHRFSKEIAFNPITNKKLENETKEQSNLAHFLNELHYGAPLKVIGLIIFGFVAVGTMVLLITGIILISLFKFKNKGKNAQAIFSKIHVKIFTWLFVPLFLITASGAVMNIGLISSKPMSKILTHSKANSIDEVVGKVLFAQNKHIKKQNIKASMLPIKDLLKEAKKINPQLTFKQIKLVNWNDKNARVEITGYNPYKPFLNGGIFNRPTITLDATNKKLIKNQKTMDKVWPVFVAESLFFLHFLFGIDIFSRILIAIFMCLCAVAIGFGILLYLEKKAKKFEGKITFYHFLGKFSQASMIGIIPATATLFLFQWILPFDLENRVLWQKGIFYNVWLFTLFWSFYRLNSYKASKEFFFTGGVLFLLSAIFHILNSNFSINELSTFTTVLNVDIVLFIFALFLIYISFKLPKNRQQAKYFWIQNKKGEK